The genomic interval CGGAAGGCGAAGCCATACAGAGAGCCCCCCCTAACTAGTCTCAGTGGCTTTCACACTCTTGGTTCCCTTTCGAAAACACACTCACTTGACACCACAGCGGATGGGAGAGAGTGACACCAAAGTTGTCCTCCATTTGCCAGTTACATCCATGCAGCGTTTGCAACGATCCTTTTTTTCaaatcatgaaaaaataaaagtaaatgaaGGTGGGAGTAAAATACAGAGGGAAACACTTCCCCACAAACGGGTCATCCATTGAATAGGAGACCTTAAGGAATCCACACTAGGATGAGTGGGGTGTGCTTGTTTCAGAGATTTTGTGGTTGTTTCTGTATAAACAGCAGCTTTTATTAAGGCGTCTGAGCATCTCATTATGATCGAGCCTATTGGAGGTCCCAAAGCATCACATCACAACACGTTCAACAGGTATagtcacacagacatacacatacacgcacacacacacacacaacaaatgaTAAAATAGGTGGTTTTAAGTGTACATGTAAAATAcagaaagtaaaagaaaacaggaAGTGATTCACTTTTACAACAGCAACGCAAAAGCTCGCCAAACCCATAGTactactaataaaaaaaaatggtttgATACAATACATTATGTTCAACCCTAAAGCAAACTTAAAaaaatgcttaaaaaaaaaaaattggaatcATGATGGTTCAAAGAACAAGTGACTTATTACTCAAGTAAGCTCAAGTTTTCCAAGTAAAATAAAGAAGGTAAAATTCCATTATAAGGCCATTTACAAGATTAAGGGCTGGGAGCAGAATGGAGCACAATCATAATTATTAACAAGCTATGATCCTTCTACCTTAGACCCGGCTCTCAACACCAGACCTCCATGTACAAAAGGGTACCCGCTCCACCTGGTAGTGACACGACAGCATACAGTCAGAAGGTGGATGGGAAACAtacacagggagggggggggggggtaggacctCTGGCACACACCAGTCGAGACAGACTACTTGTATAGTCCCTGAGGAATGAAGAAAACCCCAACCAGAGGGCCCACCCACTCTCACGTGCACAGTGCTGGCGATccaagttctttttttttttttcttctttttttttttcagtgatcCCACGGAGCACCCCAATCACAACGACGCGTTCCCCGAGACCGTTCAAGACTGTCAGGAATAAATCACAAACTATGCATACACATATATCGCATAACACCCACTGTTTGTCCAAACTCTTCTATCACAGGTGTGTCCGCCCaaacgtttccccccccccctctatgttGAACTAGAAGTGCTCTTCCTCATGGCCTACTATTGCTGTCAgtctctaggggggggggggggggggggaatggcaTCGTCCAGAGACACCCTATTTGCTGGCTGGTTCTTGAACATGTGACCACttcagaaagagaaggagggcgGGATAGGGGGGATATGTGCTAGCTAAGGGGTTAtgctagagagcgagagagagggggtgtgtcCATGAGAGAATACCTCTAGTTTAAACGCAGAATGTCCCAGCGGCTTGCCCTCTCAAACGTGATGTTGGAAGTCATTTTGCAAATGGCCGCCGGTCAGTACAAAATGGAGGCTGCTCGGTAAGTGTTGGGCCTACGACTGGCCGTACGAGTTGCTCTGACTTCCGTTGGAGCTCTGGTCATTCTCACTGGAGGGAAGGGATACACAATGAGGGAGAGTCGTTTTTTTAGACACCAATACATCTATTCATAACACAGAGGGCGATGCCTCAAATGCTTTGAACCACCAGTTAGAATAAGCTCCAAGCAACCAActataattattgttataaaAAGAAAGTAATTGTATGAAAAAGAGGAAACAAAGATATggggaaaaaatatattatgtTATGTATTTTAAGGGATTATTGTCAGACTCCACAAAGATGGATGAAATCAGTTTATTAATTTAAGTTTTTGATCACCAGAAAACACTAAGGCTTGATCATCCTATATCTTACTATAGCACGCAGAGATGGCTAAAGCCTGAACAGAAATATGGAAAAACATGGAACCAAAAGTGGAAATACTTGGCGACGTCATTGACCTGTTGGGAGGGGGCTTGGGTTTGGGCATCTTGTTGAGAACCACGGCCATCTCCTTGCGGTCGTCAAAGTTCTTCCACTGGTCGTACAGCTTCAGGATCACGCGGATGATCTCAAGGATCTCCACACAAAACCAAAATGTACAGCTTAATTTTTAAAGcgaaaaaaacagaaatgaacagaaaccgAATCTGTTCACAGTCTTCTGCATTGTCACGGCCACATGCCAGGGGGGGAACCGCGGACAAGAGGGGAACTCTCCCTACCTTGTCCATGTCGACCGAGAGCTCAGCAAACCACTGTCTGGCATCCTTCTGCTGTACCACACAGGCAACATTCAGGCAGGCTACAGGACAAGGAGGGCACACAATGGAGGGTTAAGCATGCATTTTTcttttcatgcacacacacacacacacacacacacacacacacacacaccttacctaGTGCAATCATGAAGGGTGGATAGAGGAGACACAGGTCTGTCCTGTATGTGTCGTTCACTATTCGCCTATGGAAAGATAATTgtattaatttatattaaaaaaaatatatatatatatataacatttcTGCACATTGAGGCGATAACGTCAGCCTTCCTTCCTCTAAACACCCAAACCATACCAGGCCAGAGGCAACAGCATGTCCTCCTGCCCCATGTCCTGTACATACTGCAGGAGGGGCCTGTAGGGGTGGTACACGATGAGGCAGCAGTCCTGAAACACACGCATCCAATCAGTGACCTCACCTACCGACCTATAGCGGTCCTTATCGCAATGCAACTAACAAAGCTCCCAACGGGGTGAACGGTTTCCACCACTCACCATCAACTCCAGTAGGTAGAACTCACACTCCAATATCTGTGTTGAGGAAAAAGGGCAGAATGTTGTTTCTAGATGATATACATTCACAGACAATTACGTGCGATGCCTCCCAATATATACACATTCAAGCAACACAGAAAGAGAACTGGCCCACGACTCTTGAGACCACCTCCAGAATACCCCACAAATAAAGCAACGCTCAATATCAAAACAGTGCCATTTCGGTCTTGAGAGACAACCGTTGTTTTCAAAGGACTTGGGTTGACTACTTCACCCTAGTCCCTAGTCCGCCCGTCCCCTACATCTACGTACAGTAGAGACAATATGAGTTACGATCCCCAGTGGCAGCATCCCGGCAAACTTATTTCCCGAAGGCCTGTGAATccgcccctcccctcacagcCTCTGGACAAGGCAAGGCATCCATTACCCTCTACACTGCTCTCTGGCAGGCGGCAGACAACTGTGGCTCCCTCACAGGTTACATGCTAGCAGGACTGCCAACCATCTGACACCGCTATAAGGCATTCCGGGGGCGGTATGAAGACACACACCCTCTGAGCCATCTCCCGCAGCTACATCACTTTCATCACAGCTGTGTAAATATTGGTTTGCTGATTCTCGTGAACCGATCGACAT from Gadus macrocephalus chromosome 21, ASM3116895v1 carries:
- the ccnc gene encoding cyclin-C; its protein translation is MAGNFWQSSHYLQWVLDKQDLMKERQKDLKFLTEEEYWKLQIFFANVIQALGEHLKLRQQVIATATVYFKRFYARYSLKSIDPVLMAPTCVFLASKVEEFGVVSNTRLISAATSVLKTRFSYAFPKEFPYRMNHILECEFYLLELMDCCLIVYHPYRPLLQYVQDMGQEDMLLPLAWRIVNDTYRTDLCLLYPPFMIALACLNVACVVQQKDARQWFAELSVDMDKILEIIRVILKLYDQWKNFDDRKEMAVVLNKMPKPKPPPNSENDQSSNGSQSNSYGQS